The Triticum aestivum cultivar Chinese Spring chromosome 4B, IWGSC CS RefSeq v2.1, whole genome shotgun sequence sequence CGAACATAAATCCCTCGATGGAGTACCTTCCAGTCTGAACCTGGCTCCGCGACGAGCACCACCCTTGCCGAGTGGAACCAGACCATGACAGCGATGGAGTTCGCGGAGGTCGCGCTGCTGCATACCACAGCATTCATTTCAAGCAGATGGTGCTTCTTTGGCCCGATCACCTCGCGGTacacggcggcgaggggcgggagGTCAACGGCGACAAGCGTGAAGGGGTGAAGCACGCGGACAGCGGTGGTGCTCTTGTGCAGGAGGATGACGAGGCCGTCGGTGAAGCCGACGATTCTGTGGCGTCGGAGCTCTGGCAGGCGAACGCGGATGCACCTGGCCGTGCGCGTGTGGAAGAAGGGGATCTCGCAGGCGTCGTCCGGGCGTACCGCGTCACCGTCGCACAGCGCAACCCAGGCGCGCGGCCGGAGGCGCGGATCCCGCAGTGTGGGGTCACGCGGCGTGGGCGTGCAGGCGCGCCAGCCGAAGCAGACGGCGCGGAAGGCGATGTAGTCCacaacgtcgccgccgccgccgatggcgACGAGCTGCCGGAGAATGAGGCAGATTATGTCGATGGGCAGAGACGCCCAGCCACCGCTTGCCCGCACCCAGCGCTTCCTGGGGGTGAGCGGAGCCAAGGAGGCTGTTTTGCGTTTCCTTCCGGCCGCCGTCTGCGTCGACACCACGGCCGGGGCAAAAGGGGGCAACTTTCTCCCCATCCTGCACAGATTCTTCAAATTGGAACCTCGATCGGCTTGCTGGGATCTTCTCCGTCCCGCGTCCACCAACTATATGGGGGTAGCCCCTACGAGTGTGGCTCGGATCGAGGGGAAATCAGTCCGAGCGCCTGGGGAAACGGGTCGAGGGGAAACGGGTCTACACAGTTAACCCAGTGACTGCGACCGCGGGGGGGGGTGTCCGAAGATGAACCTGACGACGCCGCCCGAGGAGATGGAAGCACGCCGCCCCGGATTCGCCGCGGAGCACTCGCCCTTCCCTCGCTTCGATGTGGTGAATCTGCTGAACTTCCTCCGAGCGGAGTATCCACTACAAGATCTATCAACAAGATCTAATGGCCCTTTAATCCTCCGTTGTTTAACGCTAAAAACACGCATCAAGTCACTAACCCATCAAAATCGCAGCCAAGGAGAAGGGGAAGAGTGACGAGGCGCAGGCGGTGGGGAAAGTGATCTCAGAGAAGCTTGCACATCCTGATGCGGCGAAGCTTTCTCTAGGCAAAGTGTGGTGCCCTATCAAAGGGATCGATTAGGAGGTGGGGGAGAACATGTTCCTATTCGCTTTCTTCCAGGAATCCGGGAAGAGGAAGGCGATAGACAGCGAGCCGTGGATGTTCGACAAAGTGTTAGTTGTGGTGGAAGATTTCAACCCGAGCAAAAGACTGGATGACTATGAGTTCACTAATATTCCGAGCTGGGTTCGGTTTTTGATGTGCCATTAGATATGATGAATGCGGAGTCAGCTGAGGAGATAGGCAACATTATAGGGCAGTTTGTGGAAGCGGATAAGGGTTCTAACGGAAACGCAATAGGGAACTTCTTGAGGATAAAGATCCGGATGATGATAAATAAGCCCCTCATGAGAGGGTTCACGCTGGATGAAGAGGTGGATGAAGGGAGCCGGGGTTCTGGGAGGAAGCAAGGGGAGGTAGCTGAGAGTATgaggggggaaggagaaggaggatggtGCCGGTTTGAGTATGAGTACCTGCCCGATTTCTGTTACACATGTGGGATGATCGGACATGGGGAGAAGGACTGTAAAGAAAAACTGATGAAAGGAGAAGCACCACAATTTGCCGTTGGTGAAAAGCAGATATGGGGTATAGGAAGACAGGATCAGATGAGGGGTTTTGGCGCAGCTCAAGGCGTGTTGGTGGTGGAAGCAATACACTTGGTTATAACAGGTCGAGTCATAAAACGGGAAGTGGCAGCGACAGTCTTTCTTGGAGGAAGAGTGATTCTCGGTCTAGTGGACGAGCTGATGGCAAGATAGAAGGAGGAGAAGAAGTGCCCAACCCATCAAAAATTGATTTCTCGCGAGAAAGAACGGGCAACCCCAAGAAACTACTGCTGGAAGGAGGAGGGGGTGAGGGGAAGGATACGGTGAATGTTGGGGTCCTAGAGGTTGGAGATGACCAGCGAGTTAATAACAGTGATCAGGTTAAGGATATGGTGGTGGATCCGAAAGGTCACGAGGCTGTGCATGAAGGTGTTGGGAGTGGAGACGAGAAGGAGGCTGGTAGGAAGGGGactgcggggggaggggggggagggAAGAAAGGAAATGTAAATGGCAAACGTTTCAAGAAGCTTAGCAAGGAGGGGAGGGAGAGACCAATAGAGAGGTCGAAGGAGAGGGAAGTGGTGCTAGGTTAGAAGAGGAGTTTGGTGGATGAAGATCTGGAGAGGGACCACAAGAAGGGAAAAACTGTTGGTGAGAGATGGTTGTTCCAGGAGAGGTGGAGGAGGTGGAAGTCATCACTACTAGCATATCGGCCGGGTTGTCAGAGCAGCCCCGCCAGGAGCAATGAAAATCATCGGTTGGAACTGCCGAGGGCTCGGGAACGGCCCGGTAGTTCGCAGCCTCCTCGACCCGGGGAGGACGAAGGAGCCCGACATTGTGTTCTTGGCGGAGACGAAAATGACGGTGAAAGAGCTCGAGAAATTCAAGTGGATGACTGGCCTTGTTCATATGACAGCATGGAATTCGGAAGGAAGAAGTAGGGGGGGGTGTTGTTCTGGCGACGCGGTATAGACGTGGCGTTCAGATCGTACGGTAGGAGACATATAGATGTTGATGTGAAGGAGGAGGATGGAAGGATATGGAGGTTGATAGGTGTGTATGGTGAGTCAGTTACAAAGCGGAAGAAAGACACATGGCGTACACCAAGACTGTTGGGGCAACAACATCAGGATGGTTGGCGATGGCTATGCCTAGGAGACTTTAA is a genomic window containing:
- the LOC123092814 gene encoding uncharacterized protein, whose protein sequence is MGRKLPPFAPAVVSTQTAAGRKRKTASLAPLTPRKRWVRASGGWASLPIDIICLILRQLVAIGGGGDVVDYIAFRAVCFGWRACTPTPRDPTLRDPRLRPRAWVALCDGDAVRPDDACEIPFFHTRTARCIRVRLPELRRHRIVGFTDGLVILLHKSTTAVRVLHPFTLVAVDLPPLAAVYREVIGPKKHHLLEMNAVVCSSATSANSIAVMVWFHSARVVLVAEPGSDWKVLHRGIYVRSMLQFQGRLYATFSASKEIVQLYPPRQPRLENSLVVARIPDIFGEHIFCQFFLVESGGRMLLVVQYPPGHGRKMEWSRQVGFRLYAVDLCSKGIGNLIPVSCLGDRALFLNSDRCLAVLARDLPSLSSNSIYFSLPDSPVVVHSLRTGLSEQLAEHCQIHNSVDRIRPSVRPFSIVDHLLTYCHPSHWIEGLMFHEYHHIPDSFKELRKNIQAKDSRLRIPRIMGQ